Proteins encoded in a region of the Flammeovirga yaeyamensis genome:
- a CDS encoding response regulator transcription factor, with protein sequence MKKKIIIVEDNKDVQEAFQLLIETKTSNYEVVNAYTTCEDALNKLETDLPDIVLMDIDLPGMNGIEGTRNIRQTLPRTDILIISVHENSQYVFDALCAGATGYITKNSNHTQLLRALDEVSAGGAPMSTQIAKLVVKSFRRESESPLTNRETDVLNLLAEGKSYMDIADQISVSKDTVKFHIKNIYLKLQVSNKIEAVTKAKSEGFI encoded by the coding sequence ATGAAAAAGAAAATTATCATTGTCGAGGATAATAAAGATGTTCAAGAAGCTTTTCAACTACTTATAGAGACAAAGACTTCTAATTATGAAGTTGTCAATGCCTATACCACTTGTGAAGATGCATTAAATAAACTTGAAACTGATTTACCTGATATTGTATTAATGGATATTGATTTACCCGGAATGAATGGCATTGAAGGGACAAGAAATATTCGTCAGACTTTACCTAGAACAGATATTTTAATTATTTCTGTTCACGAAAATAGTCAGTATGTATTCGATGCACTATGTGCCGGAGCTACTGGGTATATCACAAAGAATAGTAATCACACTCAATTATTGAGAGCATTGGATGAAGTTTCTGCAGGCGGAGCACCAATGAGTACACAGATCGCGAAATTGGTAGTTAAATCGTTTAGAAGAGAAAGCGAATCTCCACTTACCAACAGAGAAACTGATGTCCTTAACCTATTAGCAGAAGGAAAATCATATATGGATATTGCCGATCAGATTTCTGTGTCGAAAGATACCGTCAAATTCCACATCAAAAATATCTACTTGAAATTACAAGTCTCTAATAAAATTGAGGCGGTAACGAAAGCCAAAAGCGAAGGTTTTATTTAA
- a CDS encoding MFS transporter — translation MLEIQKKLKSSFYTILSLPATAMGFALSIQISALSWILSEKYGFHLEEIGIVWAAGPLAGIIAQPIAGLLSDNVWLWGGRRRPFILIGGVLTSIMLLAIPNMDIIGKALGQEGATVGIAIAIALTFDLAINVSFNPTRSIIADVTPEGEKRTSGYTWMQTISGTFGVLAYAIGAFFDNYVLIYSGIFIVFAFSVFPLFFIEEPKQLTSTSEGEEQSKVSFSEIMDVIKPLYGFLIYAFYVIVAKVLDLPTSNIYIEIGCLVITLIAGIQVILVSRNVEKDKLEFQKILFAHSFTWIGVQSMFVYMLAFAKVNVMGFEMDQEVAEVLKNNIGKIVAISFLVLNLVGAIFPSLIINPLVKKIGQVKTHTISLAIMTLGYFGVYSLVGKDSEYLLYFFMVVIGVGWASIISISFAIMSERVDKSKMGLYMGIFNLSVVAPQLVSSFKIGQLVNSYDDKAILFLICTITLLVSTVLWLTVREKKGIDNTPSASTGGGHH, via the coding sequence ATGCTGGAAATTCAAAAGAAACTAAAGTCCTCATTTTATACTATCTTAAGTTTACCCGCTACAGCTATGGGGTTTGCACTTTCCATCCAAATTTCTGCTTTGAGTTGGATTCTAAGTGAGAAATATGGATTCCACCTTGAAGAAATTGGTATTGTTTGGGCAGCAGGTCCATTAGCGGGAATAATAGCACAACCAATAGCAGGACTATTATCTGATAATGTATGGCTTTGGGGTGGGCGAAGAAGACCATTCATTTTAATAGGAGGTGTTTTGACTTCAATCATGTTACTTGCAATTCCTAATATGGATATAATAGGTAAGGCATTGGGGCAAGAAGGTGCAACTGTTGGTATCGCTATTGCCATTGCTTTAACCTTTGATTTAGCAATAAATGTAAGTTTTAACCCTACAAGATCAATCATTGCAGACGTTACTCCAGAAGGAGAAAAAAGAACAAGTGGATATACTTGGATGCAAACAATCTCTGGTACATTTGGTGTTTTAGCATATGCTATAGGTGCATTTTTTGATAACTATGTGTTAATTTATTCTGGTATTTTTATAGTGTTTGCATTTTCTGTTTTTCCATTATTTTTTATTGAAGAACCAAAACAATTAACTTCTACGAGCGAAGGTGAAGAACAATCTAAAGTATCGTTCTCAGAAATTATGGATGTGATTAAGCCACTTTATGGATTTCTTATCTATGCTTTTTATGTTATTGTAGCTAAAGTGTTAGACTTACCAACATCCAATATTTATATTGAGATAGGGTGCTTGGTAATTACTCTAATAGCAGGAATTCAAGTAATATTAGTTTCTAGAAATGTTGAAAAAGACAAACTTGAATTTCAAAAAATATTATTTGCACATTCGTTTACTTGGATAGGAGTTCAATCAATGTTTGTTTATATGTTGGCTTTTGCAAAAGTTAATGTAATGGGCTTTGAAATGGATCAGGAAGTAGCAGAAGTATTAAAAAATAATATTGGTAAAATTGTAGCTATATCCTTTCTGGTATTAAACCTAGTAGGTGCAATTTTCCCTTCTTTGATTATCAATCCACTAGTTAAAAAAATTGGTCAGGTAAAAACTCATACTATTTCTTTAGCAATAATGACTTTAGGGTACTTCGGAGTTTATAGTTTAGTAGGAAAAGATAGTGAATACTTGCTATATTTCTTTATGGTTGTGATTGGAGTTGGTTGGGCTTCAATTATTTCAATTTCATTTGCAATCATGTCCGAAAGAGTGGATAAATCAAAAATGGGATTATACATGGGCATTTTTAATTTGTCTGTTGTAGCACCGCAGTTAGTTTCCAGTTTTAAAATTGGACAACTAGTTAATTCTTATGATGATAAAGCTATACTATTCCTTATTTGTACAATTACATTACTTGTTTCAACTGTTTTATGGTTGACTGTTAGAGAAAAGAAAGGGATTGATAATACCCCTTCAGCAAGCACAGGTGGAGGCCATCATTAA
- a CDS encoding sensor histidine kinase: MPYNYKYNFLLLLFLITYQVFGQKPNVHHWTTKDGLPHNFIYNLLEEDDKIWIGTDDGMCTFNGKNFKTYSTKDGLQSPFIIGFNKNDADSVYIFSWKGGIHVYNQESDSIHTYPHLQTPGANKLHKGIVHKGRVYGWQWTKGYVTDEKNKRGDTIIPYTKQKNGKTELFLSVNKGLPPYMLDIDKFIPFSLTLYKDKVLAMGRDSQGFRVIEGTKLTDNFFEKTLGKEYISCAYPSKDGGLLVGCKGKILKVSDNGTILQTYPIGEECFVSNIYDLQNGDIVYSINESLHHQVSYYVKKDNSRRINLDKYIQSKSSNSSIMVDSNDRLWISTQGDGLFMVNNLDFNYIGIEELSIPHILSINQENDSSLLFSTTNQVIEYNLDNRNTYERYKNIRVYINKINNRVLYTSDDGTFFENKDSLDISYSTFVGRNYSGIWFSEEDTLKIFEDNMKLKRAFHKFPEGKITQPKIVNAIISDTTVWVATKGALSLYDHDKNTKLTKRKVWVDEFTSGERIQDILFDNENNCIWIATNYNLHQLVLGDLDASIKVVDQMNNIRCTKLFIDHLGQLWVGTSEGLIVLRNKKVIRRFNISSGLISNYITTIFESSNHQLWIGTYQGIMSMPNSIPCKSILPPTVKWSAPIFYSHSKFSSVKIPLESDVLSEMESLILQYKISEDAEWIEFQYTDLLNINKSTPGEYQLLLRGKTIGSDWSEPSVATLIIKGYFWEHILFKIGSLVILIIGISYYSYSRIKTEKGKSDELQEILDSKNKAEKKLQIVRKEIAQDFHDEMGNKLASITVLADLASMKLKGKDADTEKILNRIESQSKSLYNGTRDFIWSIDAKNDVLGIVFDHIKDFGDEFFEELQIRFHAQKEVSDKIERLILPHSWSLQLIFIFKEAMTNIAKYAQPKHVHFSLTQQADTITISIKDDGNGFDKETTNYGNGIQNMHSRTKKMKKSHISVESQPGIGTTVSVTFNKNLEQLP; encoded by the coding sequence ATGCCATATAACTATAAATACAACTTCTTACTTCTTTTATTTCTAATAACTTATCAAGTTTTTGGGCAGAAGCCAAACGTGCATCATTGGACGACCAAGGATGGTTTACCTCATAATTTTATTTATAATTTATTAGAGGAAGATGATAAAATATGGATAGGCACAGATGATGGCATGTGTACTTTTAATGGCAAAAATTTTAAGACCTACAGTACTAAAGATGGTTTACAATCACCATTCATTATTGGGTTCAATAAAAACGATGCTGATTCTGTCTACATCTTCAGTTGGAAAGGAGGGATTCATGTTTACAATCAAGAAAGTGATAGCATACATACTTATCCACATTTACAAACTCCTGGAGCAAATAAACTTCATAAAGGAATCGTACATAAGGGTAGAGTTTATGGGTGGCAATGGACCAAAGGTTATGTTACAGATGAAAAAAATAAAAGAGGTGATACCATCATCCCATATACCAAACAGAAAAATGGTAAAACAGAACTGTTCCTTTCAGTAAACAAAGGTTTGCCACCTTATATGTTGGATATTGATAAATTCATTCCCTTCAGCCTCACACTATATAAAGACAAAGTGTTGGCAATGGGTAGAGACTCCCAAGGGTTCAGAGTGATAGAAGGAACTAAACTGACGGATAACTTTTTCGAGAAGACTTTAGGTAAAGAATACATTTCCTGTGCTTACCCATCTAAAGATGGCGGATTATTAGTGGGTTGTAAGGGTAAAATTCTAAAAGTATCTGATAATGGAACAATTTTACAAACCTACCCTATTGGTGAGGAATGTTTTGTTTCTAATATATACGATTTACAAAATGGAGATATTGTATACTCTATTAATGAATCACTTCATCATCAAGTAAGTTATTACGTAAAAAAAGATAACAGTAGAAGAATTAACCTTGATAAATATATCCAGTCTAAATCTTCTAATTCCTCGATTATGGTAGATTCCAACGATCGATTATGGATTTCTACTCAAGGAGATGGATTATTTATGGTCAATAACCTTGATTTCAACTACATTGGTATCGAAGAATTATCTATTCCTCATATTCTATCCATCAATCAGGAAAACGATAGTAGTCTACTTTTTTCTACCACCAACCAAGTAATAGAATACAATTTAGATAACCGTAATACTTATGAACGTTACAAAAATATTAGAGTATATATCAACAAGATCAATAACAGAGTTTTATATACTTCTGATGATGGGACATTTTTCGAAAACAAAGATTCATTAGATATTTCCTACAGTACTTTTGTAGGTAGAAATTACAGTGGAATTTGGTTTAGTGAAGAAGATACTCTGAAGATTTTTGAAGATAATATGAAGCTTAAAAGAGCTTTCCATAAGTTTCCTGAAGGTAAAATTACGCAACCTAAAATTGTCAATGCGATTATCTCAGATACTACAGTTTGGGTGGCCACTAAAGGTGCTTTAAGTTTATATGACCATGATAAAAACACGAAACTAACCAAAAGAAAAGTTTGGGTAGATGAGTTTACATCGGGAGAAAGAATTCAGGATATTCTCTTTGATAATGAAAACAACTGTATTTGGATCGCCACCAATTATAATCTGCATCAATTAGTTTTGGGTGACTTAGATGCATCTATAAAAGTTGTTGATCAAATGAATAATATACGTTGTACTAAGCTATTTATTGATCATTTAGGGCAGTTATGGGTGGGAACATCAGAAGGTTTAATAGTTCTCAGAAACAAAAAAGTGATTCGAAGATTTAATATTTCCTCGGGACTAATTAGTAACTACATCACTACTATTTTTGAAAGTTCGAATCATCAATTATGGATTGGTACTTATCAAGGAATTATGTCCATGCCGAATTCAATTCCATGTAAGAGTATTCTTCCTCCAACAGTAAAATGGTCAGCTCCTATTTTTTATTCACATAGTAAGTTTAGTAGTGTAAAAATCCCTTTGGAATCAGATGTTTTAAGTGAAATGGAATCTTTAATTCTTCAATATAAAATATCTGAAGATGCTGAATGGATAGAATTTCAATATACCGATCTACTGAACATTAATAAGAGTACTCCGGGTGAATATCAATTACTATTAAGAGGAAAAACTATTGGTTCGGATTGGAGTGAACCCAGTGTAGCCACTCTAATTATTAAAGGATATTTTTGGGAACATATACTTTTTAAAATAGGATCCTTGGTTATTCTAATTATTGGTATCTCGTATTACTCTTATTCTCGAATTAAAACCGAGAAAGGGAAATCAGATGAATTACAAGAAATTCTTGATTCTAAAAATAAAGCAGAGAAAAAGTTACAGATAGTAAGAAAAGAAATTGCTCAAGATTTTCACGATGAAATGGGTAACAAGCTAGCTTCAATTACTGTATTAGCTGACCTTGCTTCTATGAAACTTAAAGGAAAAGATGCAGATACAGAAAAGATTTTAAACCGAATAGAGAGTCAATCGAAATCGTTATACAACGGGACAAGGGATTTTATTTGGTCTATTGATGCTAAAAATGATGTTTTAGGAATTGTATTCGATCACATCAAAGACTTTGGTGATGAATTCTTTGAAGAACTACAAATCCGTTTTCATGCACAAAAAGAAGTTTCTGATAAAATCGAAAGGCTTATTCTTCCACATTCATGGAGTTTACAATTGATTTTTATATTTAAAGAGGCTATGACCAATATTGCTAAATATGCCCAACCAAAACACGTACACTTCTCTTTAACTCAGCAAGCAGATACCATTACCATAAGTATTAAAGATGATGGAAATGGCTTCGATAAAGAAACTACGAATTATGGTAACGGCATTCAAAACATGCATTCTCGTACAAAAAAAATGAAAAAAAGTCATATATCGGTTGAATCACAACCTGGCATAGGAACAACAGTATCAGTTACTTTCAATAAGAATCTAGAACAACTACCCTAA
- a CDS encoding efflux RND transporter periplasmic adaptor subunit, which produces MKKILGLLLMGGLMISCTQTANDTSQEKIKYVKTETVSNHHLSSDVTFNSQVKEKTEIVMSFRVGGPVQKVRVKQGDYVKKGQIIAQIDQRDYLLQLEQTKTQYQQAKKELDRYQKLYDKNKLPENTYDKIKSGVTLAKIAYENAQNQLYDTDLRAPISGYISSKFINDHTTVGPGVPVVSMIDVSSLEVSTKVPSSQLYLVQYIKEAKLDIQSLQLADLPLEFKTISKKAGPDDLYELTFLLDSQDKRIKSGMLGITSVTLESKDTPLSVPLSAVFDGNQKTSVWVIQNGNKLKKRNVVLGKPLKDGRVEVLSGLQTEEKIVVAGVYDLIENQKVAPIQKPSKTNIGGLL; this is translated from the coding sequence ATGAAAAAAATACTTGGATTACTATTAATGGGAGGACTAATGATCAGCTGTACTCAAACGGCGAACGATACATCTCAGGAAAAAATTAAATATGTAAAAACGGAGACTGTCTCCAATCATCACTTATCATCTGATGTCACTTTCAACAGTCAGGTAAAAGAGAAAACTGAAATTGTGATGTCTTTTAGAGTGGGTGGCCCCGTTCAAAAGGTGAGAGTGAAGCAAGGGGATTATGTAAAGAAAGGTCAGATCATTGCACAAATCGATCAACGTGATTATTTACTGCAGTTAGAACAAACAAAAACACAATATCAACAAGCCAAGAAGGAGTTAGATCGTTATCAAAAATTATACGATAAAAATAAGCTTCCGGAAAATACCTATGACAAGATTAAATCGGGAGTGACACTTGCTAAAATTGCTTACGAGAATGCTCAAAATCAATTATACGATACAGATTTAAGAGCTCCAATTTCGGGTTATATCTCTTCAAAATTTATAAATGATCATACTACTGTTGGACCAGGAGTTCCTGTGGTTTCTATGATCGATGTATCCTCTTTAGAAGTGAGTACAAAAGTCCCTTCTTCTCAGCTTTACTTGGTACAGTATATTAAGGAAGCAAAGTTGGATATTCAAAGCCTTCAATTAGCAGACTTACCATTGGAGTTTAAAACGATAAGTAAGAAAGCTGGTCCTGACGATTTATATGAACTGACTTTCTTATTGGATAGCCAAGACAAACGAATCAAGTCTGGAATGTTGGGTATCACTTCGGTGACTTTAGAAAGTAAAGACACTCCCCTATCTGTTCCATTGTCTGCTGTATTTGATGGAAATCAAAAAACTTCGGTTTGGGTCATTCAAAACGGAAATAAACTGAAGAAAAGAAATGTAGTACTTGGAAAACCATTAAAAGATGGAAGAGTAGAAGTGCTTTCAGGTTTACAAACAGAAGAGAAAATTGTTGTGGCAGGTGTATATGATTTAATCGAAAATCAAAAAGTAGCACCTATTCAAAAACCATCTAAAACGAATATCGGAGGGCTGCTATAA
- the ppk2 gene encoding polyphosphate kinase 2, which yields MSKEEKYTKKGKLQKDYYEGELEKLQTELVKMQEWVKKEGLKVVVIFEGRDAAGKGGVIKRITEKLNPRVAKIVALGVPTEKEKSQWYFQRYVPHLPAAGEIVLFDRSWYNRAGVEHVMGFCTPDQYQEFLRTCPEFERMLIRSGIILIKYWFSVSDEEQEKRFAERINSSIKRWKFSEMDLESRAKWVEYSKAKDNMFAYTDTKQSPWFVVKADDKKKARLNCISHFLSKVPYKEIKYKKIDLPPINKEGYVRPPLDEQTFVPDKY from the coding sequence ATGAGCAAAGAAGAGAAATACACCAAGAAAGGAAAACTACAAAAAGACTATTACGAAGGTGAGTTAGAAAAATTGCAGACCGAATTGGTTAAAATGCAAGAGTGGGTAAAGAAAGAAGGGTTAAAAGTAGTCGTTATTTTTGAAGGTAGAGATGCCGCTGGAAAAGGTGGTGTAATTAAAAGAATTACAGAAAAACTAAATCCGCGTGTGGCGAAAATTGTGGCCCTTGGCGTTCCTACCGAAAAAGAAAAATCTCAGTGGTATTTCCAAAGATATGTGCCTCATCTTCCTGCGGCAGGAGAAATTGTTTTATTCGATAGAAGTTGGTACAACAGAGCCGGTGTAGAACATGTCATGGGCTTCTGTACTCCCGATCAATATCAAGAATTCTTAAGAACTTGTCCTGAATTCGAAAGAATGTTGATTCGTTCCGGCATCATTTTAATTAAATACTGGTTCTCTGTTTCTGATGAAGAGCAAGAAAAGCGTTTCGCAGAACGTATCAATTCTTCTATAAAACGATGGAAGTTCTCGGAAATGGATTTAGAGTCTAGGGCAAAGTGGGTAGAATATTCTAAAGCAAAAGACAATATGTTTGCTTACACCGATACCAAACAATCGCCTTGGTTTGTGGTCAAAGCAGACGACAAGAAGAAAGCTAGATTGAACTGTATCAGTCACTTTTTATCGAAAGTCCCTTATAAAGAAATCAAGTATAAGAAAATCGACCTCCCTCCAATTAATAAGGAAGGGTATGTTAGACCTCCGCTGGATGAACAGACGTTTGTTCCGGATAAATACTAA
- a CDS encoding ribonuclease H1 domain-containing protein gives MANKKQKFYVVWSGGTPGVYKTWAECQKHVQGVKGAKYKSFDSLREAEIAFKGNPAEYIVKKKAGEKPKQIYDPTVGLPIMNNSLAVDAACSGARGPMEYRGVWLENGQQLFIQGPYEDGTNNIGEFLGIVHALAYLKQHKYDQTIVYTDSRTAMKWVREKKIKTTLEKNNKNAQLFDMIDRAIKWLETNTYMNPIRKWETKHWGEIPADFGRK, from the coding sequence ATGGCGAATAAGAAACAAAAGTTTTATGTAGTGTGGTCGGGTGGAACTCCCGGTGTGTATAAGACATGGGCAGAATGCCAAAAACATGTGCAAGGAGTAAAAGGTGCGAAATATAAATCTTTTGATTCTTTAAGAGAGGCTGAAATTGCTTTTAAAGGGAATCCTGCAGAATATATTGTAAAGAAAAAAGCAGGAGAAAAACCGAAGCAGATTTATGATCCAACAGTAGGGTTACCTATTATGAACAATAGCTTAGCCGTTGATGCTGCTTGTTCTGGAGCAAGAGGCCCCATGGAATATAGAGGGGTTTGGTTAGAGAATGGTCAGCAACTATTTATTCAGGGACCCTATGAGGATGGTACAAATAATATAGGTGAGTTTTTAGGTATTGTTCACGCATTGGCTTACCTAAAACAACATAAGTACGATCAGACAATAGTATATACTGATAGTCGTACAGCGATGAAGTGGGTCAGAGAAAAGAAGATCAAAACAACATTAGAAAAGAATAATAAAAACGCTCAATTATTTGATATGATCGACAGAGCTATCAAATGGTTGGAGACGAATACATATATGAATCCTATTCGAAAATGGGAAACCAAGCATTGGGGGGAAATTCCTGCTGATTTTGGTAGAAAGTAG
- a CDS encoding M43 family zinc metalloprotease, giving the protein MLSKNKYLLTITVFLFSVTLVFSQETQTFRRCGNHLVNHSYDPSLPRTTSALRLSQTINRSQKSNLPTIVHIIYTNPGFSIGTGNNLSYDQIASQFQATNNDLNKKNINRFQTLEEFQFDATALNVEIKRALYDPQGNVLQEEGINRMYKDPGSKGYFSTGEIEDIIEQNIWDPNRYVNIWVTALPSNYLGYAFFPNILTLSGLDEVNSSEIATTSKDGVVIDYRYFGSELVDDFGLKRPYHMGRTLTHELGHYLGILHPWGVGSASSDCSKSDYCEDTPAIKGTHSDTNTTSYCDQSTEFHTKYLCDTVNYSSSMYQNFMDYTNDSCMTLFTNDQKSRVDTVLVASTARKTINQNAPNATVTMDVDDIISDKENGINKIVWEVPDEGTREITGYIIERSLEDKGFTYCSPILDPSTRSYTDYLPSSEDAEKKVSYRVFAVNKDGFSLESNVINIDNGVVGLKPNSPRTFSIYPNPSNGIFHLAIGDFISHVGLIEVISSTGQVVKTFDLSQHQEVVDIDLGNLPRGTYFVRLNSDFGVFNQRVIKQ; this is encoded by the coding sequence ATGTTATCAAAAAACAAATACTTACTGACAATCACTGTCTTTTTATTTTCTGTGACCTTGGTTTTTTCACAAGAAACCCAAACGTTTAGACGTTGTGGGAATCACTTGGTGAACCATAGTTATGACCCATCTTTACCTAGAACAACTTCTGCACTTCGTCTTTCTCAAACTATAAATAGAAGTCAAAAATCTAATTTACCTACCATTGTACATATTATTTACACCAATCCTGGTTTTAGCATTGGGACAGGTAATAATTTAAGCTACGATCAAATTGCCTCTCAATTTCAAGCGACTAATAATGATTTAAATAAAAAGAATATAAATAGATTTCAAACTCTCGAAGAATTTCAATTTGATGCTACAGCTTTAAATGTTGAAATAAAAAGAGCATTGTATGATCCACAGGGTAATGTGCTTCAAGAAGAAGGAATAAACCGAATGTATAAAGACCCTGGTTCTAAAGGATATTTTAGTACAGGTGAAATCGAAGACATTATCGAACAAAATATTTGGGATCCCAATAGGTATGTAAATATTTGGGTGACCGCCCTACCTTCCAATTATCTAGGCTATGCATTTTTTCCTAATATTCTAACACTTTCTGGTTTGGACGAAGTCAATTCCTCTGAAATAGCAACAACATCAAAAGATGGCGTTGTAATCGATTATAGATACTTTGGATCTGAATTAGTAGATGACTTTGGGTTAAAACGTCCTTATCATATGGGAAGAACATTGACTCACGAATTGGGGCATTATTTAGGGATACTTCACCCTTGGGGTGTGGGAAGTGCTTCTTCTGATTGTTCCAAATCTGATTATTGTGAAGATACCCCAGCAATTAAAGGAACTCACTCTGATACAAATACTACTTCATATTGTGATCAAAGCACGGAGTTCCATACAAAATATTTATGCGATACCGTTAATTATTCCTCGTCGATGTATCAGAACTTTATGGATTATACCAATGATTCATGCATGACATTATTTACGAATGATCAAAAGTCTAGAGTAGATACTGTATTGGTTGCTTCTACAGCTAGAAAAACCATCAATCAAAATGCACCAAATGCAACAGTTACAATGGACGTAGATGATATTATTTCCGATAAAGAAAACGGTATAAATAAAATCGTTTGGGAAGTACCAGATGAAGGCACTAGAGAAATTACTGGTTATATTATCGAGAGATCTCTAGAAGACAAAGGTTTTACATATTGTAGCCCAATTCTAGATCCCAGTACAAGAAGCTATACCGACTATCTACCATCTTCTGAAGATGCTGAAAAAAAAGTATCCTATAGAGTTTTTGCAGTAAATAAAGATGGTTTTTCATTAGAATCCAATGTAATTAATATTGATAATGGTGTTGTTGGTTTAAAGCCTAATTCTCCAAGAACATTTAGTATTTATCCCAACCCATCCAATGGTATTTTCCATTTAGCAATAGGTGATTTTATTTCTCATGTTGGTCTAATTGAAGTTATCTCTTCGACAGGTCAAGTTGTGAAAACATTCGATCTTAGCCAACATCAAGAAGTGGTTGATATTGATTTGGGTAACCTTCCTAGAGGTACTTATTTCGTTCGCTTAAATAGTGATTTTGGGGTTTTCAATCAAAGAGTGATTAAGCAATAA
- a CDS encoding GNAT family N-acetyltransferase encodes MTKLPLNTSRLTFSEFSKRDAEGFFLLNSDPEVMRFTGDVAFKNLEETLSFIRKYNDYELHGMGRWTIRLKSTDKYIGWCGLKYHPDTQEVDIGFRLMHNAWNKGFATEAAIACLEWAKKKEVKKVVARCMIHNSASKRVIEKLGFAFTHSFKEDEVEWHQHELEL; translated from the coding sequence ATGACAAAACTACCTTTAAACACCTCAAGATTGACCTTTTCTGAATTCTCTAAGAGAGATGCTGAAGGTTTTTTCCTTCTCAATTCGGATCCCGAAGTCATGCGATTTACAGGTGATGTAGCATTTAAAAATCTAGAAGAAACGCTGTCTTTTATCAGAAAGTATAATGATTATGAACTTCATGGAATGGGTCGCTGGACCATTCGACTCAAATCAACTGATAAATACATTGGATGGTGTGGTTTAAAATATCATCCTGATACCCAAGAAGTGGATATTGGTTTTCGCTTGATGCACAATGCTTGGAATAAAGGGTTTGCTACTGAAGCGGCTATTGCTTGTTTAGAATGGGCAAAAAAGAAAGAGGTGAAAAAAGTGGTGGCTAGATGTATGATACACAATTCAGCATCAAAAAGAGTGATTGAAAAGCTAGGCTTTGCCTTTACGCATTCTTTTAAGGAAGATGAGGTCGAATGGCATCAGCATGAATTGGAATTGTAA
- the pyrH gene encoding UMP kinase: MKYNRVLLKLSGEALMGEQQYGIDPARLEQYAKEIKKVVDEKVEVAIVIGAGNIFRGMQAGKMGIDRVQGDHMGMLATVINGMALQSALEGEGVYTRLMSGIQMDQVCEPFIRRRAVRHLEKGRVVIFGAGTGNPYFTTDSAASLRAIEIDADVVLKGTRVDGIYTADPEKHPDATKIDELTFDEALNKNLKIMDLTAFTLCKENDLPIVVFDMNKPNNLYHLMSGEAVGTIVSQ; this comes from the coding sequence ATGAAATATAATAGAGTACTCCTAAAATTAAGTGGCGAAGCCTTAATGGGTGAGCAACAATATGGTATTGATCCTGCACGTCTGGAACAATACGCAAAAGAGATTAAAAAAGTAGTTGATGAGAAAGTAGAAGTTGCTATTGTCATTGGTGCTGGAAACATTTTCCGTGGTATGCAAGCGGGTAAAATGGGTATCGATAGAGTACAAGGCGATCATATGGGAATGTTAGCTACTGTAATCAATGGTATGGCCCTACAAAGTGCTTTAGAAGGCGAAGGGGTATATACTAGATTAATGTCCGGAATTCAAATGGATCAAGTTTGTGAGCCATTTATTAGAAGAAGAGCCGTACGTCACTTGGAAAAAGGTCGTGTGGTTATTTTTGGTGCTGGTACTGGTAACCCGTACTTTACAACAGACTCTGCTGCTTCATTAAGAGCAATTGAAATTGATGCGGATGTAGTATTAAAAGGTACTCGTGTTGACGGTATCTATACTGCCGATCCAGAAAAACATCCTGATGCTACTAAAATTGATGAGCTTACTTTCGACGAAGCACTAAACAAGAACTTGAAAATTATGGACCTTACTGCATTTACTTTGTGTAAGGAAAATGATTTGCCGATCGTTGTATTTGATATGAACAAGCCAAATAATTTATATCATTTAATGTCGGGTGAGGCTGTTGGTACAATTGTATCTCAATAA